The DNA sequence CTTGAGCAAACCGCCCCCATTCGGTGGGCGAATCCCTCTTCCGTCTGTCGCTTCAGGGCGCTCCAGTTCTCTCCCTCCCCGCTGGGGTGAGGGGTCTCCCCTACGCCGCCTTCCTCCGCCTCGTCCTCAGCGTCTTTTCGCTTTCCAGCAGGCGTTTCAGGGCGGCTTCGCTGCGGGTCAGGCCATCGAGGTCGCTCTCACCTTTGCTGGCGCGGGGTTCGTAATCGTCGAGGATCTTGCCTTCAAGGTAACGGTCGAAGATGACGGGGCAGATGTAGGAGCTGCGGGTGACGGCGGGCGTGTTGCCCAGGTCGGCGGCCACATATTTGACGCAGTCGACGAGGGTCTGCCGGGCCTGTTTCTCGGTGTCGGCGACGCCCGCCTCGGCGAGGTATTCGGCGGCGAGGAGGGTGCCGCCCCAGGTGCGGAAGTCCTTGGCGGTGAACGGGCCGATGACTTCCTTGAGGTACGCGTTGAGTTCGCCGCTGCGGACGCGCCTGCGGGCGCCGTCGGCATCTACGGTCTGGAACAGCCAGGGGCCGGGCAGGTCGAGCAGGCGGCCGATGTTCGTGGCGAGGGTGCGGTCGGTGGTGGCCTTGTGCTGCGTGATGCCGTGCTTGCCCTTGAAGTGGAAGGTGACGGTGTTCCCCTCGACTTTCACGTGCCGCTGGCGGAGGGTGCTGAGGCCGTACGTCTTGTGCTGCTGGGCGTAGATGTCGTTGCCGACGCGGAAACGGGCGACGTGCAGCAGGCGGGTCATCAGGGCGGCGACCTTGCGGGGTGGGAGGCCCTGGGCGCGCAGGTCGCCTGCCGTGACGGTCTTGAGGGTGCCGAGCGCCCCGGCGAAGCGGGTGAGGCGCTGCCATTTCTTAAGCGCGCCCGCCTGCACGAAGTCCGGGTGGTAGCGGTACTGGAGGCGTCCGGCGGCGTCGCGCCCGAAGGCCTGAAGTTCGGCGTCCGCGTCGGGGCTGACGTACACGTCCTCGTAGGCGGGAGGCACGGCAAGCTTCGCGATGCGTTCGATGCCCGTCTTGTCTTTGTACGGGGTGCCGTCGGGCCAGAAGTATCTGAATTTCTTCGGGTCACTGCCCTCGCGGCGCAGGTACTCCTCGGCGAGGAGTTCGGTGCGGGAGGTCATTCCGTCACCTGCATGGGCAGTTGCCAGTCGATGGGCGTCAGGCCCGCTTCTTCCAGCGCGGCGTTCACCTGGCTGAAGGGGCGGCTGCCGAAGAATTTCGCCTCGCTGAGGGGGCTGGGGTGCGCGGATTCGATGATGACGTGCTGGGGCGCGGTGATGAGTTTCTTCTTCTTGCGGGCGTACGCGCCCCACAGGACGAACACGACCCGCCCGGGTTTGTCGTTCACGGCGCGGATGACGGCGTCCGTGAAGTGCTCCCAGCCCCTGTTCGCGTGGCTGTTCGCCTGCCCCTCGCGGACGGTCAGGACGGCGTTTAGCAGCAGGATGCCCTGCTCCGCCCAGGCCTTCAGGTACCCGTGGCGGGGGGCGGTGAAGCCGGGGAGGTCGGCGGTCAGTTCCTTGTAGATGTTGCGCAGACTGGGGGGGATGGTCACGCCGGGGCGGACGCTGAAGCTCAGGCCATGCGCCTGACCGGGACGGTGGTACGGGTCCTGGCCCAGGATCAGCACCTTCACGTCCTCCAGCGGCGTGAAGCGCAGGGCGTTGAACACGTCCAGCGCGGGCGGGAACACGTTCCCGGCGCGGCGTTCCTGAATCAGGAAGTCCTTCAGTTCGTGGAAGTACGGGGCGCTGAATTCCCCGTGCAGGGCCTGCTGCCAGTCGTCGGGCAGGCCAGCGGGCAGGACGGCCTTCGGGGTGGCCGGGGACAGGCCGAACAGGTCGGGTTGGTCGCTCATGATGTTCCTTTTTACGGCAGCGGGGCGGCGTGAGGGTGGGGGGTTGTCGGGCAGACCCTGAGCTTTCCTTTCGGCGCGCAGGTCGGCCTTCTTGCGGCTGCCGTGTTTCGCGTAGATCCGGCGGGCTTCCGCGTCGAATTCCGGGCTGGCGCGGGCGGCACTGATGCGGGCGCGGGCGCGGCGGCCGGCCTCCTGTTCGTTCACGATGGGCGGCGGGTAGCTCAGGCGTCCGGCACCGCTCCACTCCCAGGGCGCGTGGATGAAGTCGGTGGGGACATCCGCGAGTTCCGGCAGCCAGCGGCGGATGAAGATCCCCTCTGGGTCCTGTTCGCGCGCCTGCCGGGTCGGGGAGTAGATGCGCACGCGGTTGATGCCGACCGTGCTGCTCTGCATCTGCATCTGCGACCAGTGGATGCCGGGTTCGTTGTCCAGCCACTCGCGCGCCAGAAACAGCCCCGGCTGGCGCCAGTGCAGCCAGAGGTGCTGCGTGGCGAAACTGACCAGCAGGGCGCGCATGCGGAAGTTCAACCAGCCGGTCTCGCGCAGCATCCGCATGCAGGCGTCGATCAGGGGGTAACCGGTCTGGCCGTGTTGCCAGCGGTCGTAGAAGTCCTGATTCCATTCGTGTTCGCGCAGGCCGTCCAGGGCGCGGTTCAGGGTGCGGAATTCCATGTCCGGCTGGCTTTCCAGGCGCTGCATGAAGTGGCAGTGCCAGTGCAGCCGCGACTCATACGAGCGCAGGGACCGCACCCAGCGCGGGTCGGCGTCCGGGTCGCCCTTCACGGTCGCGAGGCGCTGCCGGGTCGCCTGAAGCACCTCCCGCAGCGACACGGTCCCGAAGGCCAGCGGCGCACTCAGGCGCGAGCAGCTGCTCTCGGCACTCAGGGGGCTGCTCATCTCGCGCATGTAGTTCACGCCGCGCGCCGTCAGGAACGACTCCAGGGTGTCCAGCGCGGCGGCGCGGCCCCCCGGCGGAATGGTCTTCGCATTGGCGGGCACGCCCAGTTCGGCGTGCGTGCGCAGGCCGCGGGGGTCGGCATCCACACCGCTCAGGTGCGCGGGCGCGGCGACCTGCGGGGCGCCCAGGCGTTCCTCCCAGGTGGCGGCCCAGCCGTCGCGGTTACGCATGCGGCGGATCACGCCGTTCTGCGGCAGTTCGGTCATGGGCAGCCCGCGCGCCCGCGCCCAGGCCCGCACCCGGCGGTCACGCTGAAAACTCACGCCGTTGCCGGTCTCCTCGTGCGCCCACACGGCCCGCACGTCATGGGCGGCGCGCAATTCCTCCAGCACCGTCACGGCCTCCCCGATCCGCACGACCAGCGGCGTGCCCAGCGTGCGCAGGCTGGCGTCCAGTTCGCGCAGGGACTCGTTCAGGTACGTCAGGTGGTGCCCGGCGAATTCCTCGTGCGTCAGCTGTTCAGGCTCGTAGATGAACACGGGCAGGACCGGGCCGCGCCGCGCCGCCTGGGCAAGCGGCGCGTGGTCGTGCACGCGCAGGTCCTTCTTGAACCACACGAGTTGGGTGCCGCCGAGCATAGGGGTCACTCTCCCCCACCCCGCCGGGCGGGACGGTAGGCGCGCGCCCCGTCTTCAGAGGACATGAACGCCCCGCACCGGGCAGAGGATGGGAACGCTTCGCGGCGGGGCAGGGAACGGGAACGCTGCGCGGCGGGCAGGGGACGGGAACGCGGGCCACCCCTTGTCACAGGTGGCCCGCGTGTCTGGGAGGGGTTACTGGATGCTGGCGCGGAAGCAGATGACGACGCTCTGCGTGGGGGCGAGTACGAAGCTGCCGCCCTGCACGAGTACCTTGCCGTCTTTCAGCTGCCCGGCGTCGAGGTCGGCGGCGGCGGTGTAGAACACCTCGCCGCTCGCGGCGGTCAGGCGGATGTCCTTACCGGCGCCGAAGCCGTTCAGGGCGAAGGCCGTGTTGGCGGGCACGCTGTCGCTGAAGCCGATGTTCGTGGCGTTCAGGCCGCCCACGTTGGTGGTGGTGATGCAGTATTCCAGCACGTCGCCGGGGTTGCCTTCACCGGTCGTGCCGACGGTACCGCCGCGCGTGATGTTCTGCACGGTCTTGCTGACCGTCAGTTTCGCGGGCTGGTAGACGGGCGTGACGACCTCGTTGCTGGGCACGCCGCCGTTGGGGCCGCCGGCGTAGCGGATCAGGGCGGTGTTGCGGACCTCGGCGGGGGTCAGGGTGAAGGGACTGACGACCGTCACGCGGAAGCTCACGACCGATTCGTTGTCCAGCGTGTCGGGCGTGGTGTCGATCTTCAGGACCTGCGTGTCGCAGGCCGCGCCGTCCTGGCTGCAGATGCCGACCGGCTGCGCGAAGGGGTACGCCGCGCCGCTCAGGCTGGTGGCGTTCTGCCCGGTGACGGTGGTGGTGAAGCCGTTCACGCGGGCGCTGTCCGCCACGTACTCGGTCCCGGCGGGCAGAGCGTCGCTGAAGGTCACGCCCCCGGCGGGCAGGGTGCCGCTGTTGCGGATGACCACGCGGTATTCCAGCGTGTCGCCGGGCTGCACCTTGTCACCCACGGAACCGGCGACTTTCGTGACGCTCTTGACGGCGCCCAGGTTGGGAGCCAGGACCGGGTAGGTGCAGCTGGCCAGGTCGGTCGAGCCGAGGCTGTTGCCTCCCACGGTGGTGTAACTGACGTTCACGAGGTCGATCTTCACGAGGCGGCCCTGGTTGTCGCGGGCGTAGATGCCGCTGGGGCTGGCGGCGATGCCGTTGAACTGCGATCCCGGCGAGGGGTTGCTCAGGCGGCCCAGGTACTCGGCGCTGAGGGTGGCGGGCGTGATCAGCCACAGGTCGATGTTGGTCGAGCCGGTGGTGCTGCTGATCATGTACAGCTTGCCGGTGCTGTCGGCGAAGAAGTCGCCGTTGTCGTTGAAGCTCGGGGCGTTCAGGGTGGTGCTGGTCAGCTGGCCCAGGGCCGTGACCTGATAACCGCCGCTGGTCTGGAAGCTCCAGAGGTTCCGTTTGGTGTCCATGGCGTAGCCGACGCCGCTTCTGGTGATGGTCATGCGGACCAGTCGGCCATCCACGCCGGTGAACAAGCCGCCGCTGACCCAGTCGCGCAGGCTGAGGTCGTAGATGCGCAGGCGGTTGGAGTCGTTCACCACGAAGAACTTCCTGGCGTCGGACGTGACGGCCAGCGTGGCCGAGGTTTCCATGCCGGGCAGCGTGGCGATGGTGGTGCCCAGGGTGTTGCTGCTCTCGTCCAGCGCGCGGATCGTGACGCCGTCCTTGTCGTTGTTGCTGCCGCTTTTCAGGGTCAGGGCGTAGATGGCCGAGCAGACGGGCGGCGTGACGCTCACGGTGGTGGTGTACACGGCGCACTGGCCGCCGGTGGCCGTGCAACTGGCCGGGTCGGGGATCGGGTCGGGGTCGCCGCCGCCGCCCACGCTGGCGCGGTTGGTGACGTTGAAGGCCGCGCTGGCACTGACGTTCACGCCGAAGGTCAGTGCGACGCTGGCACCGGGGTTCAGCACGCCGTTGCCCGTGCAGGTGACGGTCTGGCCGCTGGTCGTGCAGTTCCAGCCAGTGGCGGGCGAGAAGGTGTCCGTGGCGGGCGTGATCCCGGCCGGCAGCAGGTCCTTGACGGTGATGGCGCCGCTGGTGGCGGTGGGGCCGTCGTTCCTGACGGTCAGGGTGTAGGTGGCGCCGCTCTGCCCGGCCGTCCAGGGGCCGTTGCCGGTCTTGGTGATGATCAGCGAGGGGGGCGGCGGGAACGCCGTGCAGATGTACACGGTGTCGGTGTTGTTGGCGAGGTTGGTGTCGGTCACGCCGACGGGCGCCGTGATGGTCGCCGTGTTCTTCAGTTGCGGGTCCTCGGCGGTGACGCGGCCGGTGTAGGTGATCTTCAGTTCGCTGTTCGCGGGGAACTTCGGAATGGTGAAGTTCGGGAAGCCGGTGCCGCTGCTGGCGGGGCACTGCGCGCCGCCGCTGACGACCTCGCACTTCCAGGTCAGGGCCTCGAAGCCGGGTTCGGACACGTCGGTCAGGGTGGCGCCGTCGGCGGACACGCCGTTCGCGTTCTGGTTGATGACCTGCAGCGCGTACTCCACGGTGTCACCCACGAAGAACTTGCCGGTGGTGACGTTGCGGGGCGGGGTCACGATGGTCTTGAACACCTGCAGGTCCGTCTTGCGGGTCGCGGGCGCGGCCGTGCAGCTCAGTTTCAGGTCGTCGAGTTTCAGGATGTTCGCGTCGCCGCTCACGCCGTCTTTCAGGGTGTAGATGCTCAGCGTGACCTGCGAGCCGCTGCTGACGAAGTCCGGCACGGTCTGGCGAGTGTATCCGGTGGTCAGGGTGCTGCCGTCCGTGGTCTGCAGGACCCGGCCGGTGGCGGTGTCGGTGAACTCGTACCGCAGTTTGGCAGGCGTGTTCTGGTGGGTGCGGGCGTAGTTCTGGTAGCTCAGGGTGCCGCCGGCCGGCACGTTGATGACGTTCCGGTACAGCAGGCCGGGCAGGCTGGTGTAATCGGCGACGTTCAGGTACAGCGCGTACCCGCGGTTGCCGGTGTGGTCGATCCCGCTCCAGAAGGTGTACTTGCCCATGGTGGCCGTGACGGCGTCCACGCTGGTGGTGTAATTGTGATTCTGGATGTCGCTCAGCGGGGCATTGGAGTTGAAGGACTGCACCCACGGAGAGCTGGGCGTGCAGATGTCGGTGGTTCCGGTCGCTCCGGCTCCGGCGCCGATCAGGGCGCAGGTGGCGGCGGCCGAGACGGT is a window from the Deinococcus seoulensis genome containing:
- a CDS encoding DNA topoisomerase IB — its product is MTSRTELLAEEYLRREGSDPKKFRYFWPDGTPYKDKTGIERIAKLAVPPAYEDVYVSPDADAELQAFGRDAAGRLQYRYHPDFVQAGALKKWQRLTRFAGALGTLKTVTAGDLRAQGLPPRKVAALMTRLLHVARFRVGNDIYAQQHKTYGLSTLRQRHVKVEGNTVTFHFKGKHGITQHKATTDRTLATNIGRLLDLPGPWLFQTVDADGARRRVRSGELNAYLKEVIGPFTAKDFRTWGGTLLAAEYLAEAGVADTEKQARQTLVDCVKYVAADLGNTPAVTRSSYICPVIFDRYLEGKILDDYEPRASKGESDLDGLTRSEAALKRLLESEKTLRTRRRKAA
- the ung gene encoding uracil-DNA glycosylase gives rise to the protein MLGGTQLVWFKKDLRVHDHAPLAQAARRGPVLPVFIYEPEQLTHEEFAGHHLTYLNESLRELDASLRTLGTPLVVRIGEAVTVLEELRAAHDVRAVWAHEETGNGVSFQRDRRVRAWARARGLPMTELPQNGVIRRMRNRDGWAATWEERLGAPQVAAPAHLSGVDADPRGLRTHAELGVPANAKTIPPGGRAAALDTLESFLTARGVNYMREMSSPLSAESSCSRLSAPLAFGTVSLREVLQATRQRLATVKGDPDADPRWVRSLRSYESRLHWHCHFMQRLESQPDMEFRTLNRALDGLREHEWNQDFYDRWQHGQTGYPLIDACMRMLRETGWLNFRMRALLVSFATQHLWLHWRQPGLFLAREWLDNEPGIHWSQMQMQSSTVGINRVRIYSPTRQAREQDPEGIFIRRWLPELADVPTDFIHAPWEWSGAGRLSYPPPIVNEQEAGRRARARISAARASPEFDAEARRIYAKHGSRKKADLRAERKAQGLPDNPPPSRRPAAVKRNIMSDQPDLFGLSPATPKAVLPAGLPDDWQQALHGEFSAPYFHELKDFLIQERRAGNVFPPALDVFNALRFTPLEDVKVLILGQDPYHRPGQAHGLSFSVRPGVTIPPSLRNIYKELTADLPGFTAPRHGYLKAWAEQGILLLNAVLTVREGQANSHANRGWEHFTDAVIRAVNDKPGRVVFVLWGAYARKKKKLITAPQHVIIESAHPSPLSEAKFFGSRPFSQVNAALEEAGLTPIDWQLPMQVTE
- a CDS encoding DUF11 domain-containing protein; translation: MGHRMPALLTLLKRAAATVSAAATCALIGAGAGATGTTDICTPSSPWVQSFNSNAPLSDIQNHNYTTSVDAVTATMGKYTFWSGIDHTGNRGYALYLNVADYTSLPGLLYRNVINVPAGGTLSYQNYARTHQNTPAKLRYEFTDTATGRVLQTTDGSTLTTGYTRQTVPDFVSSGSQVTLSIYTLKDGVSGDANILKLDDLKLSCTAAPATRKTDLQVFKTIVTPPRNVTTGKFFVGDTVEYALQVINQNANGVSADGATLTDVSEPGFEALTWKCEVVSGGAQCPASSGTGFPNFTIPKFPANSELKITYTGRVTAEDPQLKNTATITAPVGVTDTNLANNTDTVYICTAFPPPPSLIITKTGNGPWTAGQSGATYTLTVRNDGPTATSGAITVKDLLPAGITPATDTFSPATGWNCTTSGQTVTCTGNGVLNPGASVALTFGVNVSASAAFNVTNRASVGGGGDPDPIPDPASCTATGGQCAVYTTTVSVTPPVCSAIYALTLKSGSNNDKDGVTIRALDESSNTLGTTIATLPGMETSATLAVTSDARKFFVVNDSNRLRIYDLSLRDWVSGGLFTGVDGRLVRMTITRSGVGYAMDTKRNLWSFQTSGGYQVTALGQLTSTTLNAPSFNDNGDFFADSTGKLYMISSTTGSTNIDLWLITPATLSAEYLGRLSNPSPGSQFNGIAASPSGIYARDNQGRLVKIDLVNVSYTTVGGNSLGSTDLASCTYPVLAPNLGAVKSVTKVAGSVGDKVQPGDTLEYRVVIRNSGTLPAGGVTFSDALPAGTEYVADSARVNGFTTTVTGQNATSLSGAAYPFAQPVGICSQDGAACDTQVLKIDTTPDTLDNESVVSFRVTVVSPFTLTPAEVRNTALIRYAGGPNGGVPSNEVVTPVYQPAKLTVSKTVQNITRGGTVGTTGEGNPGDVLEYCITTTNVGGLNATNIGFSDSVPANTAFALNGFGAGKDIRLTAASGEVFYTAAADLDAGQLKDGKVLVQGGSFVLAPTQSVVICFRASIQ